The Sorghum bicolor cultivar BTx623 chromosome 6, Sorghum_bicolor_NCBIv3, whole genome shotgun sequence genome contains the following window.
aattagtttttatttttgtctatatttaatactccatgcatgcgtctaaagattcgatgtgacgggaaatctaaaaaattttgcaaaattttttgggaactaaacaaggccttagggagatgcttcttgcttggttacaaATGGAAAAATTCCGATCGTTGGCCCATTTGTCTCTGAATAACCAGCGGCCCAGTCCAAAGCGTCTTTAAAGCACGTGTTCAATCATTTAGCTGACATCCTGGACCCACGCAACCATCCCTACGCGCGGCGCAGCCCTACCCGTCATCCATTCACGAAACCACCAGGCGCACGGTGCCCGCGGGTTCTGAGAAGGCCCGAAAAGGAAAAAGCCTGGAGCCGACCCGTAACAACGCGGAGCGGCCGCCCTAGCAGCAGTCGCTTCCGTcccccttcctcttcctctcgTATTCGCTTCGCCGCCCAACCCCAGCCTCCACCGCTGCCTTCCCGACCGTTCTCGCCGCCACCGTCTCCGCGCCTGCCACCCCGCGCGGCCGGCGACCGGCGCCGACGCGGCCGCTCGATCCAAGGCCAGATCCGAACCCACCCTGGTCCGCATCACGCCGATATTTTTCAGGTTTTTGGTACGGATCTAGGGTTTTCCTGCTGCGGGTTCGTTCGATTCGCTCATGGCCGCTGGGCGCCATGGGGGCTACAGGGACTACGAGGCGAGGGAGCGGGAGCTCGACGCGGAGGCCTCCAGGAGGAGCAAGGAGCAGCACCACCATCTCGGCGGCCGCCACCGCGACGTGGACCGCCGCCGCGATGGCGGGCGCAGCAGGGGTGGTAGGGAGTTCGCCAACGGCCACGGTCGCCGACGCTCGCCCCCGCCCAGGAGCCGACTCGCGGGAAGGCTTGGTGACCGTGAGCCTGGCGAGGTGCTAAGCGGTAGTGCATCTGATGACTCCGGTGGCAGACCGCATAGAGGGAGGGAGAATGGCGTGCCCGGTTCTATCAGGGAGGGCGATGTGGCAGTAGGCTCAGGGATCTCGTCGCCGAGCAAGAAGAGGAAATTCTCACCTATAATTTGGGACAGGGATAGCCCAAAGCCACCACATTCTGATGCAACAAGGGACAAGAAAGTGGTAGAACCTGTGCCTTCTGAGCTCCCTCCGCCACCGCCACTGCCTCAGCAAGACCACAGCCCACCGAGGTTGGCTGTGGAGAAGTCACCTATGGATGCAGAGCCTACTGTTGGTACAGAGAGTGCTTTGCAGTTGCCGGAACATGAGGTGAATAAGGTGACAGAGCTGGAAGAGGAGTATCCAACAATGAGGAACATATCGACTTCAAGATGGGCGGGTGCTAATGATGATGAGGAAGATGGGGCAGCTCCAATGAAGAAGAAAAGTGTTTCTCCTGCAGACCCCTCTGTGGCAGGGCAGTGGAAAAGAACAAGTCCAGAACCTGGTGAAGTCTCCGGAGGAAGGACAATGTCTAGGTCATCTGACTCAGGGAAAATGGGTAATGATGAGAAAGAAGATTATGAGGTCGATAAAGATGACTATATGAATGTCGACAGGGAGCATGCTAGTGACAGTGATACAGAAAACCATATGTCAGATACTGACTCAGACAATGAAATACGCAGACCTGAAACCCCTGAACCAGAGAAGCCACCACACAGGTGTATCAATATGCTTCAAGGTTGCAGAAGTGTTGATGAGTTTGAGAGGCTCAACAAAATTAACGAGGGCACATATGGTGTTGTATACAGAGCAAGGGATAAGAAGACAAGTGAGATTGTTGCATTGAAGAAGGTAAAGATGGAGAAAGAGCGAGAAGGTTTCCCATTAACCTCTCTTAGGGAAATAAATATCCTCTTGTCTTTCCACCATCCTTCAATTGTGGATGTTAAGGAAGTAGTAGTTGGAAGTAGTCTAGATAGTATTTTTATGGTTATGGAGTACATGGAACATGATGTTAAAGGTGTCATGGAGACCATGAAACAACCATATACCCAAAGCGAGGTCAAATGTTTGATGCTTCAGCTGCTAGAGGGTGTAAAATATCTACATGACAATTGGGTACTTCATAGGTAGTTATTGTTTACCTTATTTTTTCTGTTCACATATAGTCTTGAATCTGTTATTGTGTTGTTGATACATGGGGAGCTTTTTACAGGGATCTGAAGACCTCAAATCTTTTGCTGAATAACCGTGGTGAGTTAAAAATATGTGATTTTGGACTGTCTCGTCAATATGGGAGCCCATTAAAACCTTATACTCAACTGGTTGTGACTTTGTGGTACAGGTAGGTCATCGGACAACATCAGATTCCTCAGCAGTGTTTTGGTTTTCTTCTAAAGTTATTCAGTTGGACTCACCTTTCTTGCTCCTTGTGGCTACAGGGCCCCAGAACTGTTGTTAGGAACAAAGGAGTATTCCACCGCTATTGATATGTGGTCGGTGGGCTGTATAATGGCTGAGCTTCTTGCCAAAGAACCATTATTCAATGGAAAAACAGAGTTTGAACAGCTAGATAAGGTATTTAATTTGCTCTGAACTCCTTTCAGGCAGCTCTTGATATAAACTTTTATCGATGATATCTCATGTTTAAGCTGCTTCTTTGGCAGATATTTAGAACACTTGGCACACCTAATGAGAAGATTTGGCCAGGCTATGCTAAATTGCCAGGTGTGAAAGTAAATTTTGTCAAACAACCGTAAGTGTCTATATTTATACTGTTGTCTTTTACTGAGTGTCATTTTTTTGTATGATAGAATCATAGAACATCTtttttttgttcttattgtCAGGTATAATAGGCTAAGGGATAAGTTCCCAGCTGCGTCTTTTTCTGGGCGACCAATCCTGTCTGAAGCTGGTTTTGATCTATTGAACAGGCTGCTAACTTATGACCCCGATAAGGTGCAATTTTTACTCTCAAGTTGTCATTTGATCTTGTGATTCTTGTTATCATCATGCATACCAGTCTGATCACACTTCTTTCTCTCGTACAGCGTATATCAGCAGACGACGCTCTGAAGCACAAATGGTTCTCTGAAGTTCCTCTGCCTAAATCAAAGGACTTCATGCCAACATTCCCTGCTCTTAATGAACTTGACAGGTCAATTTTTAACCTTCTCTTCCACGTTGGCCCAATGTTACGTAGTTCTATTTCATTCAACCAGCCAAAATTGATTTTCCGTATATAATTTGAAAATACACAGGCGTACCAAACGGTATCTGAAGAGTCCTGATCCTCTGGAAGAGCAACGTTTGAAAGAACTGCAAGGGAATATAGGCAACCGCGGGCTTTTTGGCTGATCTAGAAGCACTTGCTTGGGTTCCTGTCTGTACTAACTGTTATGCTTCACCCTGAATCCCCGAGGTCAGATATCTTCTGAGGTGAGGTGACATGGACATGAAGTATCACATCTTCTCGGTGTCTAGCAGCGACTGATAGTGTTCTTTAGCAGGCTTGGTGCCGGTTTAAGTGGATAAGGTTTCTCCTTGTGGTCCATCATAGAAATTTTGTTGCAGGATTAACACTTCATCCAGATTGATCATAAAAGCAAATATAATCTGCCTGCATCGTAAGGTGTGGCGTGTTGGCTTTTATTGGTTACACCAGTTTGCCCTTTGGAACTTCTGTATGTAAAATATTCCAGATTGGTACGTTGTAAACAATGTCCAGTGCGTTGgatttaaatttaaaataaaacatcatCATTATTAGTTTTCTTTATGCTCCTTGTGCATTTTCTTTTGATCTTTGCATTTTGTTTGCAAGAGACGAAAGAAGCGCAGGAGAAGGATGCCTTTTGCTTTCACCAGGAAATCAATGGCATTAATACAACCTAGAAGGTAATATATCAAAAGCCAATTGCTGCAAGTGATATGTTGCTAACTAAAAACTAATGAGCGCGGGAGTTCTTTACTGAAAGATCAGCTGCATGAAATGCATGATATCTTATCGTTTTTTATGTGAACAAACTTAGTGTTAATGTGATAGCATTTCGATGTGCCAGCCGTGTCGTGCTCGTGCACCCAACATTTACAGAGCAGTTGCTCTTATATTAGAAACTTGAAAACGAAAATGATTTAAAGGAATGACCTACATGAGATATTTCTTGAATGTACCTTTTCTTGTTGCCATTTCAGCTACAAGAAATCAGTGAGAGTTCATAGCTACCATTGGCGTTTTCTGAACTTAGTTTCACTGCCAATATATATAGGTGAACTAATATGTCCACAAAGCAAATTTGGaattggaacttgaactaatgTGTGCATATAATATCTGCTTGGTGTTTACCTTATATCTTCATGTTCTTATTGTAATCGAGGAGAGAAACCACTTTGGATTTCTGGTTATTCATTATGCTGTGCATCTTGCTTATCTGCTCTCTGCTCCTCTGTGGGTTTACACATTGCTTGAGTTAGAAGTAAATAGTAGGTTTTTGTTCTTCACAGCCAAATCGGTTAGTACTTGTTTGGGAAACAGTTTTAAGAAGTATATGTGGAATAACAGGAGGATAACTGCTATTGAGAGGAGTCTTTCAATACTGAAATCATCATATGTTATTGAGCAGCTGGTCATATAAGTGACCAAATGCTTAGGAACAATAGGTCACATACATGATGATCTGTTGTTTTGGCCTGTTCTTTGTTGTGCACCTGCACGCAGGTTTTCTAGTACTGTAACTGGGAGATTGCTTTTCTGCTACCTGTTTTGTTTGGAAGCTTATGATTATTCCATGATCATGTAGTCTTCACTTGGTTATAGTTAGTTACTTCTTTATACCACTCCAGAGCTGAGAGTTTGTGGAACTCATTACCATTGTTGTATGACACGTCTGCAGCTAAGCTGTGGCTGCTTCAAGATAGGAAGCTTGATGGCCGTCAGCTTGTTGTACCTAAGTGACTAAATTATGTGGAGGGCCTTCAAAAGTGTTCATCTTTTACTAGTGAACCATGGCGGTCACTGGTCAGTGTACTATCCTTCCTTGTACATTAATGTAACCATTCTTCTAAATTATTTGGAGACTATTTGtctgtatttttgtttgtagagGTTGTTGCTTATCTTCAGTTGAGAGTTAACATTGCTTACAGAAAAACACGAAGCGAATTGGTTCCCTGCGATATAGTAAATCACAATGAATCAAGTGAAAGTTAGCATGTAAAGTATTTGCGATATGTACCGTGCCATTTGAAAGTTTTGGTGACTGTTTGTCAGACCTTCATGCTTCGTATGTGTTGCTGCCCCTGCATTTGATTACTGCACAAGCAGCATTCATGTAGACTCATTTTTCGTTTGTTTCCAACTTACACCAACAACGATCGTCACGGGGTTTAGGCTCACCGATCCAACGATACTATGATTAGCTTTTATGATCGGGAAGGTTACCTGCGAGGATGGTGTTCAACTTGCAACTTGGCTCAATCCCAGCTCCTCGTATATAGTTGATGCTAGCAATCCACTGTAGCAATAGTCAATGACAGTAGTTaaccttttttaaaaaaatacagtTGTCGATGCGAAGTGTTACGGATGTCAAAAGCGAGCTTGTTGTCTCGTTAGTTTGGTGCGGTAATCTGTAGTAGTGTAAGTCAGCTTCTCCCATTATTAGTGGGACTATTGGTGCACTGTGATGCTTGTTTTCCAATTTCCGCTATTGTTCGACAGCCCACGACGCCtgattatggccttgtttagttcgcaaaaaattttggttcaaggtattgtagcactttcgtttttatttgataaacattgtccaattatggattaactagacttaaaagattcatctcgcggtttacaggcaaactgtgtagttactttttatttttatttatatttaatgctctatacatatgccgcaagattcgatatgacggagaatctttaaaaattttgagttttttgGTGAGCCTATGTTGTGTCGGATGTGCGCATCTGATTCTGAGCTCTGTGACATGTGTGCTCTTCGTCACGGTTTGCGCGCTTCATGCTCTGGCCAGTTATGACAAATTATAGGGTGATGGTTCGAGTAGCTGACTATCATAAGTCACTGTATCAAATTAAATTTGGCAGAATGAATCCAATactcatgcttatatcaaccattAACTCGTGGGAATGAGGTGAAAAGGGTATATTCGTTCAGATTAAATTTGGCAGGTTGTTTTCAATTCTCATTCTTGTATTAATTAGCTCTAGGAATAAGGTGGAAAGATGTCGATGAATCACcctttttattttgttatgcAAACTAAATAAAGTGAGATAGGTTTGTTCTACTGTACTACTTTAGCAGTACTTTTCAGCGAAcaaacaatatttttcttttacagaATTTTAGCATAAGCACCAACATGAGCTCATTTCAGCGAAATGAGACAAATAAAAATGGTGGTGGACTGGCCTGTGAGAAAACAGTAAAACACACTAGCAAGAAAAATATAAGGCTAGTCTCAGTGGGTAGTTTTATGACGACATTTTCAAGACTACTATGTTATgtgaaaatgaaataaaatttaGATGAAACACTcactctcaatggagagtttcattctATGGTTTCATAGAAATTTAATTCCAAAACTGATAGAGAGTTAGTAATCGTGCCAagagagttttatttagataaaatttatttttttctctctttttaaaTATACTGCCATATCATCAAAAATACATATATGACAACCTACTGAATGTGAATAAAACTCACGTGAAACTTTCACCGAAACCAGCCTAATTGTGAACACTCAAGTTTGAGATTAGGAAACGAACGTCCCAAAGTTAGCCCATACAAACACAAACACAGTTAGTGCCCTGGCTTGACAGTAGCTTAAAATAGTTCCCagaagggaaaaaaaaagacagTACCTTAAAATAAGGTTTGAACCCAGATCAGTAACAGGTGGAGCCCACGTGTCAGCCGCGCTTAATTTGAATCTCGCTGCCAAACGACGCGGATCTCCAGCAAGCAGTGCCCAAAAGCATTTTCTTCGCCTCTGTCCCTCTCGTGTCTCCTTCATCCCGCACTCTCTCGACAAACCACACCAACTGCCATCGGACGGCCCAAAACTGGGCCGCGTGTTCGATTCAACGGCTACTGCAGCCCGCCGAACTCACATCCAAAGGCCAAAGCCACGAGcccccccgcccccgccccgcGCCGCCTCCCCCCTCCTTCAAATTTGCGTAGTAGCGTTGGTTCCACGCCCTATCGCCCCTGTACCCAAATCTACTACCGACGCACCTCTCACAACGCTCAATCCAATCGCGAGCCGCCCGCAACCCTAACCCTAGCAACCGCGAGTGATGGCGCGCCCGAGGGGTAAGAAGCGCACGGCGTCCCAGGCGGCCGCCACTGATTCGGTCGAGCTGGAGGCCGCCGCCGGTGCTTCGAGCAagccggaggcggcggcggcggagccggCAACACGGGGGCGGGGGAAGCGCGTCAAGGCGCCGCCCAAGCCCAAGCCCGAGACGGACTACTTCCCTGAGAAGAGAAATCTGGTGAGTTTGTTTTCCAGGATGGCCTGGCTCGGGTTAGGTTTTTGGTTTCCCCGATTAGTCGTTTGGCCCTGATCTGACTAGCACGCGGGCGGCTTCACTTTCGATTGTTGCTCTAGCGGCAAGATTTGCAGTGCTTTGATTGGTCCAAAAACTGGGGAATGATGGCTCCATTCTGCCGCTGGTGATGCTCAAATGTGGCATTCCATGGTTATGTAGGATTATACTTTGAGTTTTACTATTGGATTCTCCTCATCTGTGTACGAAATCGCAATGCACTACTGTGGCGTTAGGAATTCGTTATGCATGAAAATTTTCAAATCTGTGTGTTTTGGGATGCAAGTGCAGTTTGATAGGTTAGCATTTTCTTCCGTCCATTGGTTGCGGTTGATATATAAGGCTTGAGAACCATGTATGATTACCACTAAAAAATAGAACATGATGGCTTTAGAAGCATTTTCTCGCTTGTTGGTTCAAACAGGTTTATTTTTGGAAGTCACCATAACGATTTAGATTGTGTTTGACTGCCCTATATTTGATGATGTTGCTATTTACTTTACGTGAATTCTGACTAATGATTTGCTGCTATGTTCAGGAGGATCTCTGGTTATCTGCTTTCCCAGTTGGTACTGAGGTTTGCTCCCATCCCTGCCTTGTTTAATTTGTAGTAGTGTGTATGACTGTATGTTAGTGATGCACATTTGGACATAGCTCACATCTTTTCCTTAACAACTTATATACCTTGCCATATTATCTACAGTGGGAAAACATTGATAAGATAAAGGAGTTCAATTGGAGCTTCGAAAATTTAGAGGTATGGCGATCAAAGTTAATGTTTTAGTCTATTTTGCTTTTTGAGTGCTTATTAGTTCCCCCTTCATGATTATATATGTGGTTGTTGTTCGTGAACAGAAAGCCTTAGAAGAAGGGGGAGAGCTTCATGGGAAGACAGTTTATATGTTTGGAAGCACCGAGCGTAAGTGCACTTTGCTTTCAGCTACTTTCCAAAATTAATTTGCTGCCACTAGTCCTTGATGTATTTTTGTTAATCTTTGTTATAGTTTACACCAGTGCTACTGCTATCTTGGTTAATTTTAATCTCAATTTAATCTCGAGCTATTAGTTTAGTAAATTCGACAATTCTATCTGTGCAACACTATTTATGTGCTGGATTTATAAACTGGATTTTAGTATAGGCCATATGTTTCATTTGCTTACTAGTTTTACGGGCCTGCTGAATATTGTTCTACACAAGACTAATTGGCTCCTGTTGTCATGCAGCCCAGCTACTGGATGTTAATGGAGAATCAAAGATAGTGCTTATTCCAATTGTAGTTGTTGTAAGTTCTTGTCTACCCTCTTTGCTGGACAGCTATCCTGTGTGTATATTTATTCCACAATTTTGAGTTGCAAAACATGCTATTAGAAACACACCTATTGAAAATGCCACCTTTAGTTCCACACTATGTTATGATGAACATCTAGCTCTTTCTATATCGCGGGATAACTCTGCTTTTGTTGAAAGAAAATAAGGTTCAATGTACACTTGCTGGGGATACCAGCTACCCTCTAGCCATAGAAGCAAACCACATAAGTGCTGGACATGAAAATCTACTCATCTAGGTCATAGAATATGCCAGCTAAACAATTAAGAAATTCTGTTTGTACTTTTGCATTAGCAAATAATTCATACCATCTTTGGTGGGTGGTTGTTGTTTCCATTTTTTTGGTACtatcaattgcacaactttgaaAATATCAGTCTTTAAGATTAAAAATTGCAACAAACATTGTGAAAAGTAAAAAAATGGCAAGAGACTTAATCTACCTTTGTCCATTGATATTACCAAATACCAATGGAACTATATTTTGGTAGGCAGATTTAGTATGTTAAATCATTTTTGTTCTTTAACAATATTGGTGCTGTCCAGATAAAAGTTTTTGGCTGGTGacatttttcttttcattaGTGTTTTGAGTCTAAAATGTAGTGGCAAGTGTTGATTTTTATATTTGCAGTTTATGATGGCTCTATCAAAACAATTTGTTTATGGGTCAAATATTTTGCTATCTGTTGTTTGAGAAAAATATTTTGCTATCTATCTCTGGGTGGTGTTGGTCTCATTTTAACACTTGAACTCTTTTATTTTGCAGGTAGACTGCCCTTTCCCTCCATCAGACaaaattggtataaactcagTCCAAAGGGAAAATGAGGAAATCGTGCCAATGAAGGCGATGAAAATGGCATGGGTGCCTTATGTTCCACTTGAGGACCGGTACTTTTGTATTATCATGTTGAATGATATTTTCTGCTTATTGTTTGTTCTCCCAAGTCATTGCAACTCATTTTTCTAGCTTTGGCTTTGCGTTCTCTGTAGGCTTAGCAGGATTGACAgtttaaaaacaaaaatattcacTCTCGGATGCACACAGCGAAGGTTGGTGCAAATTTATGGTTCTGCAATGTCATGCTTTAGGatttatatatatttgtgctCATCCATTGTTGTGTTATATTTCCTTTTTTTAAGCACTGCTGTTGTTACCGCTGGTTCAAGTTACGAAGTCTCTGGTTTACACCTTTTGTAGGTCTGCGCTGAAGCATCTCAAAATTGAGAGAGTCAAGAAGTTTGATTACTGCATGCCTTGtaagtttaatctctatgtCAGTTAATTCATTGGAATGACAGTTGAATAACGTGGCCACGAAGAAACATAGTGTCTTCTAAACTCTTTATAATCTCTTAGTTGGCTGATTGTTGTGCTGTTTATGGCTTGAAATTAACTTTTGTAATAAGTGTTGTGCTTGTTTTGTAGTTATGTTGTAGAGTGTCTAAACATGTTTTGTTATAAAAATCCTTAGGAAAGTGTTGATGTGGCATATAATGTGCAATGACGACCTAAACCTAGGCAGAAATCATAAGCTAGGTGGGATGGTGGTGCTCAGGAACCGTCTAGGTGGCTGAGGGTCAACACCTTCTAAAACAGCAGACAATCATTTCAAATAACCTAACATTCCAGCACCCTTATAAGCTCTACATGTGTTCTTGCAATCTTGCATATTCACACATCCTCGAACTATTGTACTAATTATTAATTATAAGTCTGTAAGTCATTTAGTTTAAATATGTTTGGCATTATCTGGTTTTATGTTCTTTTTCCTGAGTAATCTCCTCGTCTGTGTATGAACCTTGTCTATAATCTCTGCAGACTATATGCCTCTACAACCTCTTGAAGATGAGGATGACACAGTTATCAATTTCTTATATCCTCTAGAACCCCCGGTAAGATTCCTTATTTATTTCAGTGAGGAGTATTAATCAGTCCAAACCGAAATGGAAGGTTTGAGCTGTTTGAAGTTTTCCTCTACTGTGTGAATTGACAATAAATGTGCTCACCGCCTCACCGTGGTTTCCACTTTAACAATTTTATCAGTTGGTCCATCCAACATTAGTGTACTTGATAGTTATGCCTCCTAATTTGTGCATGAGTTTTGATTTCATATAGCTGTAGATTGTTGTCATGCATCACTGTGTTTACTTTGTGCTGTGCTGCAGATAGTAGATGAGTTCGACTGGGAAATGGATGATTATGAGGTTTGTCATGAAATGTGTTTTGTTCCGCTCAATATGCTAGAGTTTTGCTACCCATGAAAGTGCATCCGTGTTGAATGACTTCAATTTTTGTCTTGCAATACAGGATTTTTCAGATCAGAAAGTGCAAGAAGGTAGCCTGCCAGAGGGCGAGAAAGAAAAATTCAAGGTACTGTATTTTGTGCTTAAtctgtggctatgctaatcttcaGGAATTGGTTACATTTTGTGTCTTAAACTTACAGTTGCACATTATTTGATAGGAGTTCCTCAAGGAGAAGGTTAGAGAAAGGAAGAGAGAGCTGAAACAGGTTCACAATCATGGGAACTATCTATTTTATTCACAGGAGATTTGTTGCATTAGTACTCAATGTTTCCACAAACTTTTGTAGGCTAAAGAAGCCAGGAAGAAAGCTATCGACGACATGGATCCTAAAATGAAAGAAGCATTCGAGAATatcaaattttacaaattttatcCTGTAAAAACCCCAGACACACCTGATGTAAACAATGTAAAGGTATGCAGTGTTGCTATTAAGCATTCCTCAGTTAAAGCTAACTGAATATATTTAACTTTGTACCTATTGTTTTCTGCAGGCTAGGTACATCAACAGATACTACAGGAATGCCCATTATCTGATGTAATGGCTTTCCTGATGACCTGATCTCATGTGCTTGGCCAGCATGTCATTTGAGGAGTTGATAGAAGAAGATTTTTGAAACCCGGGAGGAGAACAATTTGGTGACATCTTCGAATGTGGTCTTACTGTTGTATTGTACTAGAGTTGCCCTCAGGTCTCAGGTTTTCATTCCCTTGGGCATCTTCTTTCACTGTACGGTGTATACAATCCTGCAGGATAGATTATTGTGTAGCATTCAGAGGGTCAAGGTAGTTTTGAGACTAAACAAATCATTAAGGAACAATTTGTTCCATTTTTATCATCTAAATAGTGAAGCTTCAGCACAAGATTCATGAGTTTAACATCGTTATAGCACAGCCTGATGGTTATGTTGTGACTGTTTTAACATCTGCTATGTGCAAGCTATGCAACACGATGTGATTGTGATGTACAGAGAATCATGCTGTAATCATAGACGCACCCGACTGTTTTTTTAGATGCCCTAGCTGGGAACTCCAAAGGTAGATGTGTATATAGGAGAAACACGGCCTATCTTAGACCATTTCGGTTGCCAGGTCTATTAATGTTATATTTGGTGTCACAACTAAAAAAATATTACTATAATTGATTCAGCTTGTATTCAGTCAAGAAAATGAGTTATCATCAACCACAGGAGTACACGTGTCACGAAAAGAGAACCTATGGACAATCAGGAGGATTGCTAGTGCTAAACGTTTACctcttccatcccaaattataataagacgtttgactttttttttaccTAAAATTTGATAACtcgttttattcaaaaaaatgTACAAACAtaatcaaatttaagtcatttttgAAGAATTTTTGTTAATAAACCAAGCAACGATAAAAGAAGTAAtattttgtaaaagtttttgaataagatgagtgGTCAAATTTGGTATAAAAAATCAAACGTTTTGTAATTTAGGATGGATTTAGACATTGAGTAAAtagtttaggctttgtttagataaaaaagttttttaattttgacactgtagcactttcgtttttatttgataaatattgttcaattatagagtaactaggtttaaaagatttatctcgcgatttataggcaaactgtataattagtttttgcttttatctatatttgatgTTTAATGCATATGaagtaaaatttgatgtgacgaaaaatcttggattttttattttttatttttggcaagCCTTAGACAGCGATTCCTCTGGTGGAGGCCACCCTTCCTTCCCCCTCTCTCCAATGTCCCATGCCCGTCCCCCAAAACCCAAACCCAATACCAACTTTTCAGAGAGCGCGCGTCTGGAGGCGCCGCACCGGCAACCCCATCGGCACCGCCACGCACCATGGGCCCTACCACAGCTCGCATCCTTCGCCTCGTGCCCTTCGTCGCCATGTTCCTCCTCGCCTCCcccgcctccgcctccacctccaccgTGGACGCCGACTCCGCCCTGGACGCGACCACGCGGTGCGTGGCCACGATCGTGTCCATCTCGCCATGCCTGCCGCACGTGGCGgccgtggcgccgccgctggctgGCTCCCCGCCCGCACCCACCGACGCCTGCTGCGTCGCCTTCCTTCGCGCCGTATCCCCATCGGCGGCGGGAGGCGGAGAGGAGGGCTGCCTATGCCACCTGCTCCGCAACCCGCTTCTCCTCGGCTTCCCCATCGACGCCGCCCGCCTCGCCGCGCTCCTCCCTGCCTGCGCTGCGGGAAACGCCTTTGCCGCCGCCACCGTGGAGGCCGCCACCCTCTTCGCCGACGCCTGCCGTGGTGAGGGAGTCACGCTCACGCCCCCTCGTGCCT
Protein-coding sequences here:
- the LOC110436093 gene encoding cyclin-dependent kinase G-2; translation: MAAGRHGGYRDYEARERELDAEASRRSKEQHHHLGGRHRDVDRRRDGGRSRGGREFANGHGRRRSPPPRSRLAGRLGDREPGEVLSGSASDDSGGRPHRGRENGVPGSIREGDVAVGSGISSPSKKRKFSPIIWDRDSPKPPHSDATRDKKVVEPVPSELPPPPPLPQQDHSPPRLAVEKSPMDAEPTVGTESALQLPEHEVNKVTELEEEYPTMRNISTSRWAGANDDEEDGAAPMKKKSVSPADPSVAGQWKRTSPEPGEVSGGRTMSRSSDSGKMGNDEKEDYEVDKDDYMNVDREHASDSDTENHMSDTDSDNEIRRPETPEPEKPPHRCINMLQGCRSVDEFERLNKINEGTYGVVYRARDKKTSEIVALKKVKMEKEREGFPLTSLREINILLSFHHPSIVDVKEVVVGSSLDSIFMVMEYMEHDVKGVMETMKQPYTQSEVKCLMLQLLEGVKYLHDNWVLHRDLKTSNLLLNNRGELKICDFGLSRQYGSPLKPYTQLVVTLWYRAPELLLGTKEYSTAIDMWSVGCIMAELLAKEPLFNGKTEFEQLDKIFRTLGTPNEKIWPGYAKLPGVKVNFVKQPYNRLRDKFPAASFSGRPILSEAGFDLLNRLLTYDPDKRISADDALKHKWFSEVPLPKSKDFMPTFPALNELDRRTKRYLKSPDPLEEQRLKELQGNIGNRGLFG
- the LOC8060178 gene encoding uncharacterized protein LOC8060178 — its product is MARPRGKKRTASQAAATDSVELEAAAGASSKPEAAAAEPATRGRGKRVKAPPKPKPETDYFPEKRNLEDLWLSAFPVGTEWENIDKIKEFNWSFENLEKALEEGGELHGKTVYMFGSTEPQLLDVNGESKIVLIPIVVVVDCPFPPSDKIGINSVQRENEEIVPMKAMKMAWVPYVPLEDRLSRIDSLKTKIFTLGCTQRRSALKHLKIERVKKFDYCMPYYMPLQPLEDEDDTVINFLYPLEPPIVDEFDWEMDDYEDFSDQKVQEGSLPEGEKEKFKEFLKEKVRERKRELKQAKEARKKAIDDMDPKMKEAFENIKFYKFYPVKTPDTPDVNNVKARYINRYYRNAHYLM
- the LOC8073698 gene encoding uncharacterized protein LOC8073698, with translation MGPTTARILRLVPFVAMFLLASPASASTSTVDADSALDATTRCVATIVSISPCLPHVAAVAPPLAGSPPAPTDACCVAFLRAVSPSAAGGGEEGCLCHLLRNPLLLGFPIDAARLAALLPACAAGNAFAAATVEAATLFADACRELKALPQLHFMPQSTTRQEISPAAVPELMSSPMEAVPPAGSMVRSGAEVSSSRGIPIAALILAAAGAVIT